A single Brevundimonas sp. SL130 DNA region contains:
- a CDS encoding HEPN domain-containing protein, with product MKRDIDHLPEKQQAELARIRTTLLTEFDASIAGGTQTWRKHGKILKIILFGSYARDDWVDEPENGYLSDFDLLIIVSNEKLTDIADYWYVAEDKILHDTTIGRTVNIIVHDLAEVNAAIGRGEYFWTDIVRDGVILYDLPGHPLAVPQPMTPDNALALAERYLEAKRIDLDAWLEDAERWLKRSNEGSHARKRTAFHLHQAVETAYILSLLVHTFYFPRSHNIKFLRSLAEDVDKALIAAWPRETKLERRRFEMLKRAYVEARYSDQYDVSEEDLVALYEAARWLRQLVNASSTHRLAVLAGAARC from the coding sequence ATGAAGCGTGACATCGATCACCTGCCGGAGAAGCAACAGGCCGAGCTGGCCCGCATCCGCACGACGCTGCTGACAGAGTTCGACGCTTCAATCGCCGGCGGCACGCAGACCTGGCGCAAGCACGGCAAAATCCTCAAGATCATCCTGTTCGGATCGTATGCCCGCGATGATTGGGTGGACGAGCCCGAGAACGGTTACCTCTCCGATTTCGACCTGCTGATCATCGTCAGCAACGAGAAGCTGACCGATATCGCCGACTACTGGTATGTCGCTGAGGACAAGATTCTGCACGACACCACGATCGGCAGGACGGTCAACATCATCGTCCACGACCTCGCCGAGGTAAACGCAGCTATAGGCCGAGGCGAGTACTTTTGGACCGACATCGTTCGAGACGGCGTCATCCTTTATGATTTGCCGGGACATCCTTTGGCTGTCCCGCAGCCAATGACACCTGATAATGCCCTCGCATTGGCTGAAAGATATTTGGAGGCCAAGCGGATCGATTTGGATGCCTGGCTTGAGGACGCAGAGCGGTGGCTGAAGCGATCAAATGAGGGTTCTCATGCGCGAAAACGTACAGCTTTTCACCTGCATCAGGCCGTCGAGACGGCCTACATCCTCAGTCTCTTGGTCCACACCTTCTATTTCCCGCGCTCCCATAACATCAAGTTTCTGCGATCCTTAGCCGAGGACGTAGACAAGGCCCTCATTGCCGCATGGCCACGGGAGACAAAGCTCGAGCGACGTCGCTTTGAAATGCTAAAACGGGCCTACGTTGAAGCGCGATACTCCGATCAATATGATGTTTCCGAGGAGGATCTTGTCGCGCTTTACGAGGCAGCGCGATGGCTCCGGCAACTGGTCAATGCGTCGAGCACGCACAGGTTGGCCGTGTTGGCCGGGGCAGCCCGCTGCTAA
- a CDS encoding DGQHR domain-containing protein, translating into MAVNGQLFLPALQGAFGDWTYYTALMNLSDLVARVGYASQIQSNDKLSDLMQRALDDQGRGADIARYLEATPARFFNALVVGVQGGAPSWHPFGLSSSLADHDLGTVIERDQDLVGYLQLRGDETLFALDGQHRLSGIRTALNDGVKIENEKVSVIFVPHIPTVEGLRRTRGLFISLNKKVVPVKRKDIIILDEVDLPAIITRQLLDEHPWFSRGQVDFDRFGNALPATSDAWTTIGNFYDVNKAVIGSVIEGRRAEELKDAERNRLPDDRIAFYKDGVIDFYKRLAALDPILKSAFEGNDVSNVCRAARTSDSPHLLFRPVGLKMIVRTAAELRKSKSVASTFKELGRVPILMDEKPFSETIWDTDRDRMDNKGESLGTRLLAYMLGLSAADEKLRQSYADWRGVEREGVRLPNRFPPA; encoded by the coding sequence ATGGCAGTGAACGGACAGCTCTTTCTTCCAGCCCTCCAAGGCGCGTTCGGGGACTGGACCTACTACACGGCACTGATGAACCTGTCGGATCTGGTCGCCAGGGTTGGGTATGCCAGTCAAATTCAATCGAACGACAAGCTAAGCGACCTAATGCAACGAGCTCTGGATGATCAGGGGCGTGGCGCGGACATCGCCCGCTATCTGGAGGCGACCCCCGCCCGTTTTTTCAACGCCCTCGTCGTCGGCGTCCAAGGCGGAGCGCCTTCATGGCATCCCTTCGGCCTCTCATCGTCACTCGCGGATCACGACCTCGGCACCGTAATCGAACGCGACCAGGACCTCGTCGGCTATCTCCAGCTTCGCGGCGATGAGACGCTGTTTGCCTTGGATGGCCAGCATCGACTGTCGGGGATACGGACCGCACTGAATGACGGCGTGAAGATTGAAAATGAGAAGGTCTCCGTCATCTTCGTGCCCCACATCCCAACGGTCGAGGGCCTGCGTCGGACGCGAGGCCTGTTCATCTCGCTCAACAAGAAGGTCGTTCCGGTCAAGCGAAAGGACATTATCATCCTTGACGAGGTCGATCTTCCGGCCATCATCACCCGGCAGCTCCTCGACGAACACCCATGGTTCAGCCGAGGGCAGGTCGATTTCGATCGTTTCGGCAACGCCTTACCCGCCACATCGGATGCTTGGACCACGATCGGGAATTTCTACGATGTAAACAAGGCTGTCATTGGCTCGGTGATCGAGGGACGGCGCGCAGAAGAACTCAAGGACGCCGAGCGGAACCGGCTGCCGGATGATCGGATCGCCTTCTACAAGGACGGCGTAATAGACTTCTACAAGCGCCTCGCCGCACTGGATCCAATTCTCAAGTCCGCGTTCGAAGGCAATGATGTCAGCAACGTGTGTCGAGCCGCCCGAACCTCCGATAGCCCCCATCTTCTGTTTCGCCCTGTCGGTCTTAAAATGATTGTTCGCACTGCGGCGGAACTGCGCAAGTCGAAGTCCGTCGCGTCTACCTTCAAGGAGCTCGGACGCGTCCCGATCCTGATGGATGAGAAACCGTTCTCGGAGACAATCTGGGACACAGATCGCGATCGGATGGACAACAAGGGCGAGTCTCTAGGCACAAGACTGCTGGCCTACATGCTTGGGCTGTCCGCCGCAGACGAGAAGCTGCGTCAAAGTTACGCTGATTGGCGCGGCGTCGAGCGGGAGGGGGTGCGGCTTCCGAACCGGTTTCCGCCTGCGTGA
- a CDS encoding GIY-YIG nuclease family protein produces the protein MTQWRSPDGLRARTSVFRVLDPRVTTPDTKRTALSDRVWNRFRDDPQGLWSAAAVSLQALREGRAEADAIQRQDSPQPTRGPGAWAGGYATERVDGLRWVYVMRLAQKPTGLKLMDGDSFLKIGRSHDVDDRARQLNASFPDALGLSWRPIDAVLMDTEADAHAVEQRTLSKLHDAGWSAGGEFVRGDPAAVGVVLRASALDE, from the coding sequence ATGACCCAGTGGCGAAGCCCGGACGGGCTACGGGCCCGAACCTCTGTGTTTCGCGTGCTGGACCCCAGGGTCACGACGCCGGACACCAAGCGCACGGCGCTGTCGGACCGGGTCTGGAACCGGTTTCGCGATGATCCCCAAGGCCTGTGGTCGGCTGCAGCGGTGTCCCTGCAGGCGCTCCGGGAAGGCCGGGCCGAAGCCGACGCAATCCAGAGGCAGGACAGCCCGCAGCCAACGCGAGGACCCGGGGCGTGGGCGGGCGGCTATGCAACCGAACGGGTGGATGGTCTTCGCTGGGTCTATGTCATGCGCCTTGCGCAGAAACCCACCGGCCTGAAACTCATGGACGGCGATTCCTTCCTCAAAATCGGGCGCTCCCATGATGTCGATGACCGCGCCCGTCAGCTGAACGCCTCATTCCCCGACGCCCTGGGGCTGAGTTGGCGACCGATCGACGCCGTTCTGATGGACACGGAAGCCGACGCCCACGCCGTCGAGCAACGCACTCTTTCAAAGCTGCATGACGCCGGTTGGAGCGCGGGCGGCGAGTTCGTTCGGGGCGATCCCGCCGCCGTAGGGGTCGTCCTGAGGGCCAGCGCCCTGGACGAATAA
- a CDS encoding site-specific integrase, which yields MASIRKQKSGRWRAQVRRKGHVASETFLRFDDAKAWAVEAERQIDRGETPRDSRVARITTFAELIDLHVADMKSVGRAPRRSKAATLKMLRARLGRKKLGQLDRQLFIDFGKDRAKEGAGPMTLSIDIGAIKLVITHAIAVHGLMISAEPVNMARLALKRLGLVGKGMERDRRPTEEELARLIEHFEANPRQAIPMGRVIRFAVATAMRQEEIFRVTWDDYAARTKMLTIRDRKDPREKVGNDQRIPLLKVSGYDPIGIIEAQGPPRSNRDMRIFPFNHRSAGTAFTRACKELGIVDLHFHDLRHEGTSRLFEAGFQIPQVALVTGHKDWKMLRRYTHLKPEGLHAIAAALAA from the coding sequence ATGGCCTCCATCCGCAAACAAAAGTCTGGCCGGTGGCGCGCCCAAGTTCGGCGTAAGGGACACGTTGCGAGCGAGACCTTCCTGCGGTTCGACGATGCCAAGGCCTGGGCGGTCGAGGCAGAACGCCAAATCGATCGCGGTGAGACGCCGCGGGATTCTCGGGTCGCGCGGATTACGACATTCGCCGAACTCATTGACCTCCACGTCGCGGACATGAAATCGGTCGGCAGGGCCCCGAGGCGGTCGAAGGCGGCGACATTAAAGATGCTCAGGGCGCGGCTTGGGCGAAAGAAGCTTGGCCAGCTCGATAGGCAGCTTTTCATCGACTTCGGCAAAGACAGAGCCAAAGAGGGCGCTGGACCGATGACCTTGAGCATCGACATCGGCGCCATCAAGCTGGTCATCACGCACGCGATCGCAGTCCATGGGCTGATGATTTCCGCCGAGCCGGTCAATATGGCGCGGTTGGCGTTGAAGCGGCTGGGACTGGTCGGAAAGGGAATGGAGCGGGATCGTCGTCCGACAGAAGAAGAGCTCGCGCGTTTGATCGAGCATTTCGAGGCCAATCCCCGTCAGGCTATCCCTATGGGGAGGGTAATCCGCTTCGCTGTCGCCACGGCCATGCGGCAGGAGGAAATCTTCCGGGTCACTTGGGACGATTACGCCGCGAGGACCAAAATGCTCACGATACGAGATCGAAAAGATCCCCGAGAGAAGGTCGGCAATGATCAGCGCATCCCACTCTTGAAAGTGTCCGGGTATGATCCGATCGGGATCATTGAAGCGCAGGGACCGCCACGGTCAAACCGGGACATGCGGATATTTCCATTCAACCATCGCTCGGCAGGGACGGCATTCACGCGGGCCTGCAAAGAGCTTGGGATCGTAGATTTGCATTTCCACGATCTCCGGCACGAGGGAACGAGCAGGTTGTTCGAGGCTGGGTTTCAAATTCCCCAGGTTGCACTTGTGACCGGGCATAAGGATTGGAAGATGTTGAGGCGGTATACCCATCTCAAGCCAGAAGGGCTGCACGCGATCGCTGCGGCGCTGGCGGCATGA
- a CDS encoding AAA family ATPase, translating into MTDTLLNLRPTQFSLVGLHLADVGPLRGLTSLSFVNEEGVPNDLYLMMGPNGAGKTTILEAIYRIMKLLERSAWPEGYGMAALDSEKGGVQIDARIVLDDGHRARSYLLSIVAGAPGLLNRPTEEDLRRAEADEAVVLRFHQAGVGEGVTRSPTSDAIAIAFHNAVIAHVGQPSMDLFEGVAGFPTVLYFPSNRGIRRPPTEEGVVRPDLLAYAPARKFDTDGEHWSESLDNLFVWFSWLADDRASRCLDLVTRLVFTGRKALQAVDRERLIVPVKVRENGATHRLHELSSGERQLVQLVVRIASHMSGSTIVLIDEVEQHLHVVFQRRLTAVLKDWAREHPGLSFFMTSHQKEIFRFINPFKAEARLSKGAALIKPRYRISK; encoded by the coding sequence ATGACGGACACGCTCCTGAACTTGCGACCCACCCAGTTTTCCTTGGTTGGCCTGCACCTCGCCGACGTGGGCCCGCTTCGGGGCCTGACGTCCCTGTCGTTCGTCAACGAGGAGGGCGTGCCCAATGACCTCTATCTGATGATGGGACCCAACGGCGCGGGGAAGACCACGATCCTCGAGGCCATCTACAGGATCATGAAACTGCTTGAGCGGTCGGCCTGGCCCGAAGGCTACGGCATGGCGGCTCTGGACAGTGAAAAGGGCGGTGTGCAAATCGACGCTCGCATCGTCCTCGACGATGGTCACCGGGCCCGATCCTATCTTTTGTCTATCGTCGCCGGAGCTCCGGGACTCCTGAACCGACCAACAGAGGAAGATCTACGGCGCGCGGAGGCGGACGAAGCTGTCGTCCTGCGCTTCCACCAGGCCGGTGTCGGCGAAGGCGTGACACGCTCGCCCACTTCCGACGCCATCGCGATCGCTTTCCACAACGCGGTGATCGCCCATGTGGGCCAGCCCTCGATGGACCTGTTCGAGGGCGTGGCCGGCTTTCCCACAGTGCTCTACTTCCCATCCAACCGGGGCATCCGTAGACCGCCGACGGAGGAGGGCGTGGTCCGCCCCGACCTGCTGGCCTATGCACCGGCGCGCAAGTTCGATACGGACGGCGAACACTGGTCGGAATCGCTCGACAATCTGTTCGTCTGGTTCAGCTGGCTCGCGGACGACCGCGCGAGCCGGTGTTTGGACCTGGTGACGCGGCTGGTCTTCACTGGCCGCAAGGCACTGCAGGCCGTCGATCGCGAGCGGCTTATCGTGCCAGTCAAAGTGCGGGAGAACGGGGCGACGCACCGTCTGCATGAACTCAGCAGCGGCGAACGACAGCTGGTACAGCTCGTGGTGCGCATCGCCAGCCATATGTCAGGCTCGACAATCGTCCTGATCGACGAGGTCGAGCAACATCTTCACGTCGTGTTCCAGCGCCGCCTGACGGCTGTGCTGAAGGACTGGGCGCGTGAACATCCAGGGCTTAGCTTCTTCATGACAAGCCATCAGAAGGAAATCTTCCGGTTCATCAACCCGTTCAAGGCCGAGGCGCGCCTGTCGAAAGGAGCCGCCCTCATCAAGCCGCGGTACCGGATTTCGAAGTGA
- a CDS encoding FtsK/SpoIIIE domain-containing protein, which translates to MDRLFFTEDEKTLFERILSEGLGQDSGFMWWPVRFAVARSLQIDEDPGERFKVPPSRLRASELHLRQVTGAGQRADPVSTGPADPDYDDAIMLLLTVKHGVDVFADQDRYIDLLQRHARRGLEIIGSSWAPGRSFHDWLLDELYQGAAPIDADDAEGAFVVGWPSIARGLDQIGVGADPVGEPVLGPRLTRYPLVLGGVEDFERLRKRLGDLAFAIGLASGGLVLSREQGERRVVLDVPRPSATWRNVPWASVRAELTGVTRGLAVSPGVDILNTPFVFDLAEAPHLFVAGATGSGKSVCLNALMLSLLMSRETPELVIIDPKGVDYTDYDGCVRLREGKVVTDMGDAVGLLKRLAQEMDQRQNELREFGARNIAEAMAAGSAMRRIVVVIDELADFLMGKTGAEEPLVRLAQKARAVGIHLILATQRPEAATFPGLLRSNIPSRIALTVQKATDSRIILDEAGAENLLMRGDMLVKLVGREPVRVHGAQVTSQDIRSAVAVANAQ; encoded by the coding sequence ATGGATAGACTATTCTTTACCGAAGACGAGAAGACCCTGTTCGAACGGATTCTGAGCGAGGGGCTCGGACAGGACTCCGGTTTTATGTGGTGGCCTGTCCGTTTCGCGGTCGCACGATCGCTTCAGATCGACGAGGATCCGGGCGAGCGCTTCAAGGTGCCACCAAGCCGACTCCGGGCCAGCGAGCTTCATCTCCGTCAGGTCACTGGAGCCGGGCAACGCGCCGATCCAGTTTCAACCGGGCCAGCCGATCCCGACTATGACGACGCCATTATGCTGCTTTTGACCGTCAAGCACGGCGTGGACGTGTTTGCGGACCAAGATCGATACATCGACCTGTTGCAGCGTCACGCCCGTCGGGGGCTCGAGATCATCGGATCAAGCTGGGCTCCCGGAAGAAGTTTCCACGACTGGCTGCTAGATGAGCTTTACCAGGGAGCCGCCCCCATCGACGCCGACGACGCCGAAGGTGCCTTCGTAGTGGGATGGCCCTCCATCGCCCGCGGGCTCGACCAGATCGGCGTCGGCGCCGATCCTGTCGGCGAACCGGTACTGGGGCCGCGTCTGACGCGATATCCACTCGTCCTGGGCGGCGTGGAGGACTTCGAGCGGCTCCGCAAACGTCTGGGCGATCTCGCCTTCGCTATCGGACTGGCGTCAGGCGGCCTCGTCCTGTCTCGCGAACAGGGCGAGCGTCGCGTGGTCCTAGACGTGCCCCGGCCGAGCGCTACCTGGCGCAATGTGCCGTGGGCTTCGGTCCGCGCGGAACTCACCGGCGTGACGCGCGGACTGGCCGTCTCCCCTGGCGTCGATATCCTAAACACCCCCTTCGTCTTCGATCTCGCCGAGGCGCCGCATCTCTTCGTCGCGGGCGCGACAGGAAGCGGAAAAAGCGTCTGCCTGAACGCTCTGATGCTGTCCCTCTTGATGTCGCGGGAAACCCCGGAACTGGTGATCATCGATCCCAAGGGCGTGGATTATACGGACTATGACGGCTGTGTCCGTCTGCGCGAGGGCAAGGTCGTCACCGACATGGGCGACGCGGTCGGTCTGCTGAAGCGGCTCGCTCAGGAGATGGACCAACGACAGAACGAGCTTCGCGAGTTTGGCGCCCGGAACATCGCCGAGGCTATGGCCGCAGGATCAGCGATGCGCCGGATTGTGGTGGTCATAGACGAACTGGCAGACTTTCTAATGGGCAAGACCGGGGCTGAGGAGCCTCTGGTCCGGCTGGCCCAGAAGGCCAGGGCGGTCGGCATCCACCTGATCCTGGCGACACAGAGGCCAGAGGCCGCGACCTTCCCTGGATTGCTGCGCTCCAACATCCCCAGCCGGATCGCGCTCACTGTTCAGAAGGCAACCGATAGTCGTATCATTCTCGACGAGGCGGGAGCGGAGAACCTGCTGATGAGGGGCGACATGCTAGTCAAGTTGGTCGGCCGAGAGCCGGTGCGCGTCCATGGGGCTCAGGTCACGAGCCAGGACATCAGGTCCGCGGTCGCGGTGGCGAACGCACAATGA
- a CDS encoding AAA family ATPase: MKFELIELENIFAYRGRSEIRLSDCTPEKNIVVVQGRNGHGKTSLLNAMKLLFVGTDDPRMLRVGFGEATPLTPKAFVTGQQGRWFGVFNILARATEEPARVALSWTSDDEQACRAERVYFPLKGGTDYKEQVTVVLGHRRLEGVEAKQYLQAWAPREILSFFFFDGEQIQSLADAEVGRERAEIERLLGLYFVSHLTREIDVYGRERRKVGIPETVRTQIAQAEGAERTARLTGDAAQRQRIEFEEEVADLDRTRLRLEIERAALRNGLSEEERRRLEDRITLLKEEQARLSYQIASTLPVEAPAIANLAMARRAFDLLEAQLEGGADVDVATRVHRTAPDAVVSALMDVDPSLVADEPRKAIVRDAVRRGLTEGGLDDGRPENPLFASLSPRKLRALRDRFLVWSQTGDTIVASQASLLQRMRQLTHDQTSLERELEESDITSEESRERYAELTVELEGLETVIRDRVGQIATLTLDETKARREQAQHADDVKRLYERFDHVVKLNAAYQTAVRTKRALESYKDERRRQIRASVEARLQAKVAILLGPTQLVKSVRLDEQFGMTYIDEFGDPVARYSLSAGMRQLAAMSMLWALKEETKLPLPVIIDTPLGRIDRENREILMSDYFPEAGMPLVVLPTNSELTEDDFARLNSRIARRYEIRNDGSVSARIEDVTRQRRTGSDHG; this comes from the coding sequence GTGAAATTCGAGTTGATCGAACTCGAGAATATCTTCGCCTATCGCGGTCGAAGCGAAATTCGTCTCTCCGACTGCACGCCCGAGAAGAACATCGTCGTGGTTCAGGGGAGGAATGGTCATGGCAAGACCAGCCTGCTCAACGCCATGAAGCTGTTGTTCGTGGGGACAGATGATCCCCGAATGCTCAGGGTCGGTTTCGGCGAAGCCACGCCGCTCACGCCGAAGGCCTTCGTGACGGGCCAGCAGGGACGATGGTTCGGAGTCTTCAATATCCTGGCGCGCGCGACGGAGGAGCCAGCTCGCGTGGCGCTCAGCTGGACCTCCGACGACGAGCAAGCCTGTCGAGCAGAACGCGTATATTTTCCGCTCAAGGGCGGGACGGACTACAAGGAGCAGGTGACGGTCGTCCTAGGCCATCGTCGCCTCGAGGGCGTCGAAGCCAAGCAATACCTGCAGGCGTGGGCTCCTCGCGAAATCTTGTCCTTCTTCTTTTTCGATGGCGAACAAATCCAGTCGCTCGCCGATGCGGAGGTCGGTCGGGAGCGCGCTGAAATCGAGCGGCTTCTGGGGCTGTATTTTGTGTCCCATCTAACGCGGGAGATCGACGTCTATGGCCGCGAGCGGCGCAAGGTGGGCATTCCAGAAACGGTCCGCACTCAGATCGCGCAGGCCGAGGGAGCCGAGCGGACGGCCCGATTGACGGGCGACGCGGCGCAGCGACAGCGGATCGAGTTCGAGGAAGAGGTCGCGGATCTCGACCGCACGCGCCTTCGGTTGGAAATCGAACGGGCGGCCTTGCGAAACGGCCTATCCGAGGAGGAGCGGCGCCGCCTGGAAGACCGCATCACTTTGCTGAAGGAAGAACAGGCGCGGCTGAGCTATCAGATCGCCAGCACTTTGCCGGTCGAGGCACCCGCAATCGCCAATCTGGCGATGGCCCGACGCGCCTTCGATCTTCTCGAAGCCCAACTGGAGGGTGGCGCTGACGTCGACGTCGCGACAAGGGTTCATCGGACCGCCCCGGACGCCGTGGTGTCCGCCCTGATGGACGTAGACCCGTCGCTGGTGGCGGACGAACCGCGCAAAGCCATCGTGCGAGACGCAGTGCGGCGAGGGCTCACAGAAGGCGGATTGGACGACGGCCGTCCGGAGAACCCGCTGTTCGCCTCGTTGAGCCCGCGCAAGCTTCGCGCCCTGCGCGATCGCTTCCTCGTCTGGAGTCAGACCGGCGACACCATCGTCGCGTCCCAGGCCTCCCTGCTGCAGCGCATGCGTCAGCTAACGCACGATCAGACGAGCCTGGAGCGCGAACTCGAAGAATCTGACATCACCTCGGAGGAATCCCGGGAGCGATATGCCGAACTCACGGTCGAACTGGAGGGATTGGAGACGGTCATCCGCGATCGCGTGGGTCAGATCGCCACTCTGACGCTCGATGAGACCAAGGCGCGCAGAGAGCAGGCACAGCACGCCGATGACGTCAAACGGCTCTACGAACGGTTCGACCATGTCGTGAAACTTAATGCCGCCTACCAGACGGCGGTTCGGACCAAGCGGGCGCTTGAATCCTACAAGGACGAGCGGCGTCGCCAGATCCGGGCTTCGGTCGAGGCGCGCCTTCAAGCCAAGGTCGCCATTCTTCTGGGGCCGACCCAGCTCGTGAAATCCGTACGGTTGGACGAGCAATTCGGCATGACCTACATCGACGAGTTTGGTGACCCTGTAGCGCGTTACAGCCTGTCGGCTGGCATGCGCCAGCTGGCGGCCATGAGCATGTTATGGGCCCTAAAGGAGGAGACCAAACTGCCTCTGCCAGTCATCATCGACACACCGCTGGGGCGCATTGATCGCGAAAACCGCGAAATCCTTATGAGCGATTATTTCCCGGAAGCCGGTATGCCGCTCGTGGTGCTTCCGACCAACTCGGAATTGACAGAGGACGACTTCGCCCGACTGAACAGCCGGATCGCGCGCCGATACGAGATACGCAACGATGGAAGCGTGAGCGCCAGGATCGAAGACGTGACACGTCAGCGCAGGACGGGGTCGGACCATGGATAG